ACAGAAGAGTTGGGTCCAAATAAAACACCGTTTGGATTAACCAGGAATATCTTTCCGTTTGCGGTCAGTGTTCCCAATATCTCAGATATACTACCTCCGGTTACCCTATTTAAAGCAACCGAATCTCCTCCAGGCTGATTAAAATTAACCGCCTCAGGGTTAGCAATTGAAAAACTATTATAATTTATGATTACTCTATCTGATGTATCGATATTTAAGGTATTTGAATCAGGTTGATTAAACTCAGCAGTTCCTGCCTGAACTTGATAACCCTCAGGTAATGCATAGCAAACGGTTGAATAAAAAAAGAATACTCCTGCCAACAAAACTCTAATAATATTTTGGGGAACCATATCCCGCCTCCATAAAGATACTTCTTGAGTATCTTTAGTTATTTTATTAAAAAACGACACAACCGCCTTGAAAACATACATTTCTATACCCCTCTACCTTTTTATAGTATATACACATGTATGACATACTTTTTAAAGCTTGTCAAACTAACCATTTTAAAAAACCTTGCTTACTTCTATCCATGTTCTAGCATGATCACCATCTGATGGCGTCTCATCTAAAGGCCATCCTATTTCAAGCCGAACAAAAAGGTTCTTATTGGGAACGTTTAAGCGTAATCCACATCCTGCTGAACGTAAAGTCTCATGCTCTTCTTCTCCTACTTGAGGATTTCTTAAAAAAGTATGGCCCCAATCATAAAAACCAACAAAACGTAAAGCATCGTACAGTTTCTCCTGACAAAAAGGCACTCTTAAGCTTTTAGGCATGAAATAAAAGGGCGTTGAAAGCTCTAAGTTTGATGAGTATCCCTTATCTCCTACTTTCTCTGCTGCAGGATAACCACGGTTATTAGAAATACCTCCTATTTGAAACTGTTCTGCTGCAGTCAGTATATAAGGAAATATCTGCATCTGGTTTTTCCAAAGCAATGTGGAATTAAAAGGCATCTTATGCAATCTAAGTAATGACATATTCCATTTGGTAAATTTACCACCGGCTCCTGTCTTTGACGCATTGGCATCGACATCTTCAAGCCCACCGAATATATCTGGTATGCCATAATTAAATTCGTTTACAAAGATAGTCCTAC
The nucleotide sequence above comes from Candidatus Kaelpia imicola. Encoded proteins:
- a CDS encoding filamentous hemagglutinin N-terminal domain-containing protein, with protein sequence MYVFKAVVSFFNKITKDTQEVSLWRRDMVPQNIIRVLLAGVFFFYSTVCYALPEGYQVQAGTAEFNQPDSNTLNIDTSDRVIINYNSFSIANPEAVNFNQPGGDSVALNRVTGGSISEILGTLTANGKIFLVNPNGVLFGPNSSV